In Phormidium yuhuli AB48, one genomic interval encodes:
- a CDS encoding two-component system response regulator codes for MSSPDRPSKGNILIVDDTPANLELLNTILTRAGYEVCVAVDGTTGLEGARYGKPDLVLLDIMMPGMNGYDVCRFLKQDQNTCDIPVIFISALDDALDKVKAFTVGGTDYISKPFQFKEVLARVQNQLMIRDLQQRLREQNQRLQKEIGDRVLIEAQVRQLNEKLEERVQQRTAELEATNSQLQTEIRQRKQVQEQLMYMALHDSLTGLPNRVLLMEKLEAALEETRENEAYRFAVLFIDCDRFKVVNDSLGHLTGDRLLSLISERLELCLRPVDTLFRLGGDEFTILLNPIEGIENAIETAETIQRQLTAPFHVDGHEVFIGASIGIVLGTSQYTQPEHLLRDADAAMYCAKDLGKGRYRVFDSGMHDRAVNFLQLETNLRRALERGEFKVNYQPIVDLQEGGIVGFEALLRWHHPERGHISPAEFIPAAEETGLIVPIGEWVLRQSCSHLRNWQCQYDHAKNLTVSVNISVKQFAQIDLLNRIDDILKDSGLNGKFLKLEITESTIVGNYEVAKSILEQLKNRNIQLSIDDFGTGYSSLSHLHRLPVDILKIDRSFVDPIDEDNDEREIVQAIVTLAHSLNMNVIAEGVETAVHVEQLRNLGCEYGQGYYFSKPLTAEAATDLLARKHHW; via the coding sequence ATGAGTAGCCCTGATCGTCCCTCCAAAGGCAATATTCTAATTGTCGACGATACCCCCGCAAATCTTGAATTACTCAACACGATTCTAACTCGTGCTGGGTATGAAGTCTGTGTAGCGGTTGATGGTACCACGGGATTGGAGGGGGCCCGGTATGGGAAGCCAGATTTAGTCTTACTCGATATCATGATGCCGGGGATGAACGGCTATGATGTCTGTCGCTTCCTGAAGCAAGATCAAAATACCTGTGATATTCCGGTTATTTTCATCAGTGCCTTGGATGATGCCCTCGATAAGGTCAAAGCCTTTACTGTGGGGGGAACGGACTATATTTCTAAGCCATTTCAGTTTAAGGAAGTCCTGGCCCGAGTTCAAAATCAGTTAATGATTCGGGATCTACAGCAGCGACTGCGGGAGCAAAATCAACGGCTTCAGAAGGAGATTGGCGATCGCGTCCTCATTGAGGCGCAGGTGCGTCAGTTGAATGAGAAGCTCGAAGAACGAGTCCAACAACGGACGGCGGAATTAGAAGCCACGAACTCCCAACTGCAAACGGAAATCCGCCAGCGTAAGCAGGTGCAGGAACAGTTGATGTATATGGCCCTTCACGATTCTTTGACTGGCCTGCCCAATCGGGTTTTGTTGATGGAAAAGTTAGAAGCGGCGTTGGAAGAGACCCGAGAGAATGAGGCTTATCGCTTTGCCGTGTTGTTTATCGACTGCGATCGCTTTAAGGTAGTTAATGACTCTCTGGGACATTTGACGGGCGATCGCCTCCTCAGCCTCATTTCCGAGCGTCTAGAACTATGTTTACGCCCAGTAGATACTCTATTTCGTCTCGGGGGTGATGAGTTTACCATTCTCCTCAATCCCATTGAGGGAATCGAGAATGCCATTGAAACGGCGGAAACCATTCAACGACAACTGACGGCCCCATTTCATGTGGATGGCCATGAAGTATTTATCGGGGCCAGTATTGGCATTGTGTTAGGAACCTCTCAATATACCCAACCCGAACACCTATTGCGTGATGCCGATGCCGCGATGTATTGTGCCAAGGATTTAGGTAAGGGCCGCTATCGGGTCTTTGACTCAGGGATGCACGATCGCGCCGTTAATTTTCTCCAATTGGAAACGAATCTGCGACGGGCCTTAGAACGGGGCGAATTTAAGGTCAATTACCAGCCCATTGTGGATTTACAAGAGGGAGGAATTGTTGGCTTTGAGGCTCTCTTACGTTGGCATCACCCAGAACGAGGACACATTTCTCCAGCAGAGTTTATTCCCGCTGCGGAAGAAACTGGCTTAATTGTTCCGATTGGTGAATGGGTATTACGCCAGTCTTGTAGTCATTTGAGAAACTGGCAATGTCAATATGATCATGCAAAAAACCTAACCGTTTCTGTTAATATTTCAGTCAAGCAGTTTGCACAAATAGACTTATTAAATCGAATTGATGATATTTTAAAAGATTCAGGATTAAACGGAAAATTCTTAAAACTAGAAATTACAGAAAGCACTATTGTCGGTAATTACGAAGTTGCCAAGTCTATTTTAGAGCAATTAAAAAACAGAAATATTCAACTTAGTATCGATGACTTTGGTACAGGCTACTCATCTCTCAGTCATTTACACCGATTGCCCGTGGATATCCTAAAAATTGACCGGTCTTTTGTCGATCCAATTGATGAAGATAATGACGAGCGCGAAATCGTCCAAGCCATCGTCACCCTAGCTCATAGCCTAAATATGAACGTCATTGCAGAAGGGGTAGAAACGGCGGTTCATGTCGAACAACTACGGAACTTAGGCTGTGAGTACGGTCAGGGCTATTATTTCTCCAAACCTCTGACCGCTGAAGCGGCCACGGACTTACTCGCACGA
- a CDS encoding EAL domain-containing protein — protein sequence MSNTVPDPGDILHQIAWSIRNSQELPEILSRSVEGIQEFLKIDRVKLYQFERDGSGVVVAEARQGDRLPPLAGLHFPAEDIPPTARQTFARIRQWMIPDISKARKTLFPLDPKLPPYQETVSDCHRDYLKAMGVQATLTLPVFERNGLWGLVSIHHSQPRHFSDYERQILQLAIDQIAIAITQSQLLAKARESQQHEQALERVTQLLDDRQSWSSIQQQVLEEAVSALNASGGRLYVCSQPEIEGVDVAAVGDGVGLTELEEHPQWQAGFLGYNPLSLDSSPHPEPISLNAQAWTENPALEFLAQRLTPTPVRSLLVIPLQYHRQCVGYLTLFRRGYNKSVWWAGKLNPDQRQRRPRASFEAWRESHRGQTHPWTESQRKLAHQLGIHLYIAVVQHRVSAMLHYQVSHDPLTQLPNRLLFDEQLSLALVEAQQQQAFMAVGFLDIDRFKAVNDSFGHHVGDRLLKTITQRVLSCLQEGDCLARWGGDELVFLLGPQSCRRGVMALAKDMLAQLRQPFECEGREFSISASLGLALAPQHGRDNTSLLRYAETALDWAKQQGRNTISLYNPEMLNSRADILALELDLEQAILNQEFCLHYQPQIDLGSGKIVAVEALIRWQHPERGQVAPDRFIPIAEETGAINAIGQWVLRTACQQHRDWVKMGFKPLKMAVNLSARQFQQPNLLDTIVEILEETQMKASYLELEITETTAVKDVELSISVLQQLREMGVQIAMDDFGTGYSCLSFIKQFPLDTLKIDRSFVRDLTQDSSDAAIAKTIVALGQGLNLIVLAEGVETSEQAEFLKSIHCDLAQGYLFSRPVPGTEIPDLLRQWAVFQGIEKVAVLSPRRPRHTSQASLPETAERRAFLQRRIRDLEQANVGLRRDRDELQQRLDRLNHHLRWEEHLTSLSRALLGKQPLVAVFQQAVVGIRRQLGLLSVVAYRYDIYGNTIPIAEDGGNPHHRPAAAPDLYSLVSKPSPDVLALCNLDYVHLSVDDAVVLAEQRVKACVLVPIYQQGRIWGAIVLHQAAAARNWQPRELAWLEKIANLLLLMELPYDAPREQPCGHDSLTGLADWANFKCRLTYEWGRLLNTQLPLTVILADVDGFKDYCRRHGQETGDRALKTLAQAWRESLTRRGASLVRWQTDQFWVLLPHLDTSQGRAIAERLRQHAQRFITTQLTPTSLTVSFGVASDRPNPNVDATSLLETAQLAVRAAKASGGNQVVIAPDVHLDSANQDWSLLPDFPSGDAHD from the coding sequence ATGTCCAATACCGTTCCCGATCCCGGAGATATCCTCCATCAAATCGCGTGGAGTATTCGTAACTCCCAAGAACTGCCGGAAATCCTAAGTCGTAGTGTTGAAGGAATTCAAGAGTTTTTAAAAATTGATCGTGTCAAACTCTATCAGTTTGAGAGAGATGGTAGTGGGGTCGTGGTGGCGGAAGCTCGCCAGGGCGATCGCCTACCCCCGTTAGCGGGCTTACATTTTCCGGCGGAGGATATTCCCCCTACGGCACGCCAAACCTTTGCCCGGATTCGCCAATGGATGATCCCGGATATTAGCAAAGCTCGTAAAACTCTGTTTCCCCTAGACCCAAAGCTTCCCCCTTACCAAGAAACTGTTAGTGATTGTCACCGAGATTATCTCAAGGCGATGGGGGTTCAGGCGACTTTAACACTACCGGTTTTTGAACGGAATGGCCTCTGGGGGTTGGTGAGCATTCATCACAGCCAGCCGCGCCATTTTTCAGACTATGAGCGGCAAATCTTACAATTGGCCATTGACCAGATTGCCATTGCCATCACCCAGTCCCAGCTTTTAGCGAAAGCCCGGGAAAGCCAACAGCATGAGCAGGCCCTAGAACGGGTGACGCAACTCCTCGACGATCGCCAGTCCTGGAGTTCCATCCAACAGCAGGTGCTGGAGGAAGCGGTATCAGCCCTAAATGCTAGTGGGGGGCGTTTGTATGTCTGCTCCCAGCCAGAGATTGAAGGCGTTGATGTGGCAGCGGTGGGTGATGGAGTCGGGTTGACCGAGTTGGAAGAGCATCCTCAATGGCAGGCGGGGTTTCTGGGTTATAACCCCTTGAGTTTGGATAGTTCGCCCCACCCAGAACCCATTAGCCTGAATGCCCAGGCTTGGACGGAGAATCCAGCCTTAGAGTTTTTGGCCCAGCGGCTCACGCCCACTCCAGTGCGATCGCTGTTGGTGATCCCCCTACAATATCATCGCCAATGCGTGGGTTATTTGACCTTATTCCGTCGCGGCTACAATAAATCAGTCTGGTGGGCAGGCAAATTGAATCCCGATCAACGACAGCGAAGACCTCGGGCCTCATTTGAAGCTTGGCGAGAGTCCCATCGCGGTCAAACTCATCCCTGGACTGAATCCCAACGGAAACTGGCTCATCAACTGGGAATTCATCTCTATATTGCTGTGGTGCAACATCGCGTCAGTGCAATGTTGCACTATCAGGTATCCCATGATCCCTTAACTCAGTTACCTAACCGTTTACTCTTTGACGAGCAGTTATCCTTAGCCTTGGTGGAAGCCCAGCAACAACAAGCCTTTATGGCAGTGGGGTTCCTAGATATTGACCGCTTTAAGGCCGTCAACGACTCCTTTGGCCATCATGTGGGCGATCGCCTGCTCAAAACAATAACCCAGCGGGTTTTAAGCTGTTTACAAGAAGGAGATTGCCTGGCTCGTTGGGGAGGAGATGAATTAGTCTTCCTATTGGGGCCGCAAAGCTGTCGTCGTGGGGTCATGGCCCTGGCCAAGGATATGCTCGCTCAGTTACGACAACCCTTTGAATGTGAAGGACGAGAGTTTTCCATTAGTGCCAGCCTGGGCCTGGCCCTAGCCCCACAACATGGACGAGATAATACCAGTCTACTGAGATATGCAGAAACAGCCCTCGATTGGGCTAAACAACAGGGACGCAACACCATCAGCCTCTACAATCCCGAGATGCTTAACAGTCGGGCGGATATCCTGGCCCTGGAGTTAGATCTCGAACAAGCCATTCTCAATCAAGAGTTCTGTTTACACTATCAACCGCAAATTGATTTAGGCAGCGGCAAAATCGTGGCCGTTGAAGCCTTGATTCGTTGGCAGCATCCTGAACGAGGCCAGGTTGCCCCAGATCGCTTTATCCCCATTGCTGAAGAAACGGGGGCGATTAATGCCATTGGCCAGTGGGTTCTACGAACAGCCTGTCAACAACATCGCGATTGGGTCAAGATGGGATTCAAGCCCCTGAAAATGGCGGTCAATCTCTCGGCCCGTCAGTTTCAACAGCCCAATTTGTTAGATACGATTGTCGAAATTCTAGAAGAAACCCAGATGAAGGCCAGCTATCTGGAGCTGGAAATCACTGAAACCACAGCGGTTAAGGATGTGGAGTTGAGCATTTCTGTGTTGCAGCAGTTGCGGGAGATGGGGGTGCAAATTGCGATGGATGACTTTGGCACGGGATATTCCTGTTTGAGTTTTATTAAACAGTTTCCCCTCGACACCCTGAAAATTGATCGCTCCTTTGTGCGGGATTTAACCCAAGACTCTAGTGATGCGGCGATCGCCAAAACCATTGTGGCTCTCGGACAAGGTCTGAATCTGATTGTCTTAGCTGAAGGGGTGGAAACTAGCGAACAGGCAGAATTTCTCAAATCAATTCACTGTGATTTAGCCCAGGGCTATTTGTTTAGCCGTCCAGTTCCGGGCACAGAGATTCCTGACTTGTTACGGCAATGGGCTGTGTTTCAGGGCATTGAAAAGGTGGCCGTTCTCAGTCCCCGTCGCCCCCGTCATACCAGTCAAGCGAGCTTGCCAGAAACCGCTGAACGCCGCGCCTTTCTCCAGCGGCGTATTCGTGATTTAGAACAGGCAAATGTGGGATTGCGTCGCGATCGCGATGAACTTCAGCAACGTTTAGACCGCCTCAATCATCATCTGCGTTGGGAAGAGCATCTGACGAGCCTCAGCCGGGCCCTATTGGGGAAACAGCCTCTGGTGGCCGTGTTTCAGCAAGCCGTGGTGGGAATTCGTCGTCAGTTGGGCCTGTTGAGTGTGGTGGCCTATCGTTATGACATCTATGGCAATACAATTCCCATTGCCGAAGATGGGGGAAATCCTCATCATCGGCCGGCAGCCGCCCCGGATTTGTACTCACTGGTGTCGAAGCCCTCGCCGGATGTCTTAGCCTTATGTAATCTGGATTATGTGCATTTAAGTGTGGATGATGCGGTGGTTTTGGCGGAACAGCGGGTCAAGGCCTGTGTGCTGGTGCCGATTTATCAGCAAGGCAGAATTTGGGGGGCGATCGTTCTGCATCAGGCAGCGGCGGCTCGTAATTGGCAGCCGAGGGAACTTGCCTGGTTGGAGAAAATTGCTAATCTATTGTTGTTGATGGAGTTACCCTATGATGCCCCGAGGGAGCAGCCCTGTGGTCACGATTCCCTTACTGGGTTAGCAGATTGGGCCAACTTCAAATGCCGCCTTACCTATGAATGGGGACGCTTGCTGAATACCCAATTGCCTCTGACGGTGATTTTGGCGGATGTGGATGGGTTTAAGGACTATTGCCGACGTCATGGCCAGGAAACAGGCGATCGCGCTCTAAAAACCTTGGCACAGGCTTGGCGAGAGAGTCTCACTCGTCGGGGAGCCTCTCTGGTGCGTTGGCAAACGGATCAATTTTGGGTGCTGTTGCCCCATTTGGATACCAGCCAAGGGCGGGCGATCGCAGAACGACTCCGTCAACACGCTCAGCGGTTTATTACAACGCAATTGACACCCACCTCCTTAACCGTCAGTTTTGGGGTGGCCAGTGACCGACCCAATCCCAATGTAGATGCCACCTCTCTACTGGAAACCGCTCAACTTGCAGTCCGGGCGGCTAAGGCCTCTGGGGGAAACCAGGTGGTGATTGCCCCGGATGTTCATCTGGATTCAGCCAATCAAGATTGGTCCCTCCTCCCGGATTTTCCCAGCGGCGATGCTCATGACTAA
- a CDS encoding flavin prenyltransferase UbiX → MTSSRPLIIGVSGASGLIYAVRTLNYLLHANYSVELVASKASYRVWQAENDIKMPGDPIQQEQFWRQQAGVETGGCLRCHPASDVGANIASGSFRTLGMLVIPCSMSTVAKLAQGLSSDLLERAADVQIKEGRKLVVVPRETPLSLIHLRNLTALAEAGVRVVPAIPAWYHQPQTIEDLVDFVVARSLDAFEIDCVPLRRWKET, encoded by the coding sequence ATGACCTCATCTCGGCCTCTCATTATCGGTGTTTCCGGGGCCTCCGGCCTAATCTACGCCGTGCGGACTCTAAACTATTTGCTCCATGCCAACTATTCCGTCGAACTGGTGGCCTCCAAAGCCAGTTACCGAGTCTGGCAGGCGGAGAACGACATTAAAATGCCTGGAGACCCCATCCAGCAAGAACAATTCTGGCGTCAGCAAGCCGGGGTGGAGACGGGGGGATGTTTACGGTGTCACCCAGCCAGTGATGTGGGGGCGAACATTGCCAGTGGGTCTTTTCGCACCTTGGGAATGCTGGTGATTCCCTGTAGCATGAGTACCGTAGCCAAACTCGCTCAGGGATTAAGTTCTGATTTACTCGAACGAGCGGCTGACGTGCAAATTAAGGAAGGCCGTAAACTGGTAGTTGTACCGCGCGAGACCCCCTTGAGCTTAATCCATCTGCGGAACTTGACGGCCTTAGCCGAAGCTGGGGTGCGAGTGGTTCCTGCCATTCCCGCCTGGTATCATCAGCCGCAGACCATTGAGGATTTAGTGGACTTTGTGGTGGCTCGCAGCCTTGATGCTTTTGAGATTGACTGTGTTCCCCTGCGACGTTGGAAAGAAACTTAG
- a CDS encoding ribonuclease R family protein yields the protein MNFSIATLLSNFPDDKSVAPKVLEKKLACDDEDSLGKLLIALEALERTGILVKERGRYRREDNEGLVEAKLRCSSKGFCFAIQDAEGAEDIYVRESYLSTAWNGDRVLVKVIKDGSRRRSPEGEVRLILERANPSVLARVKQVDDEFRAVPLDDRLLFEIHLEPDERLKDAVDYLVHVEVQRYPLGDNPPRGQVVQVLGSDAEAANDIDIVCCKHDLPRRFSRKVLESLAEISADITTKDAKQRLDLRHLKTLAFVDDPLSPGCVERAYSLTRFARDQWQLGIHLADVGRLVELNSPVEREARRRGISVYLGETLLPLFPDSIIEAASFTPEGDRCAISLLITLDETGQILEYEVQPSILLLDRLVSYEETQTFLGEDASQPQSKSEKDLAATLKEFQQVSHLLREQRYLRGSFDLHLPEASTHFGDEVPLGAPVFNTQPIINTLTYEFVVTANQLVADHLTALGVPALYCIQLQPDIDDVHDAIKLASNMDLELWLEDEEQAFPSDFKQFADQVAGTEEEKILNYLLEAVIRPHYYSNQPGVHFGLALDDGYTHINAPLQRYVDYLLQQVLHAVFTKGRDRRTSRSKESVNLNHSSCHGQINWNVLPPGVQSELEEHLSGLAIPLTERERLALEAENDLNGLQKAGAMKERTGEVFRGLITGVQSYGFFVEIEAGENGMAPPRLEGLVHVSSLKDDWYEYRSRQQTLVGRKNRKQYRLGDRVDVQVKSVDYYRQQIDLAPVGGGSEAPPNDDDDNFFGEEE from the coding sequence ATGAACTTTTCGATCGCAACACTGCTGTCCAACTTCCCCGATGATAAATCGGTCGCACCAAAAGTTCTGGAAAAGAAACTGGCTTGTGATGACGAGGATAGTCTAGGCAAACTCCTAATTGCCCTAGAGGCACTAGAGCGAACAGGAATCCTAGTCAAGGAACGGGGCCGTTACCGCCGAGAGGATAATGAGGGCCTCGTTGAAGCCAAATTGCGTTGTTCGAGTAAAGGCTTCTGTTTTGCGATCCAAGATGCCGAAGGAGCCGAAGATATTTATGTGCGAGAATCCTATCTCAGCACAGCTTGGAACGGCGATCGCGTTTTGGTGAAAGTCATTAAAGATGGGAGTCGTCGCCGTTCTCCCGAAGGAGAAGTGCGCCTGATTCTCGAACGGGCCAATCCCTCAGTTTTAGCCCGAGTTAAACAGGTCGATGATGAATTTCGTGCTGTTCCCCTCGACGATCGCCTATTATTTGAAATTCACCTAGAACCCGATGAGCGCCTCAAAGATGCCGTTGATTATCTGGTTCATGTAGAAGTCCAACGCTATCCCCTCGGCGACAACCCACCCCGGGGCCAAGTGGTACAAGTTCTCGGCAGTGACGCGGAAGCGGCCAATGACATCGATATTGTCTGCTGTAAACATGACCTACCCCGCCGCTTCTCTAGGAAAGTCCTAGAGAGTTTAGCCGAGATTTCAGCGGACATTACTACCAAAGACGCCAAGCAACGGCTAGATTTGCGCCATCTGAAAACCTTAGCCTTTGTCGATGATCCCCTCAGTCCCGGTTGTGTGGAACGGGCCTATAGCCTGACTCGATTTGCTCGTGATCAATGGCAATTGGGGATTCATCTGGCTGACGTGGGGCGACTGGTGGAGTTAAACAGCCCCGTGGAACGAGAAGCACGGCGACGGGGAATCAGTGTCTACTTAGGCGAGACCCTATTACCCCTGTTTCCCGACTCAATTATCGAGGCGGCCTCCTTTACTCCCGAGGGCGATCGCTGTGCCATCTCCCTGTTGATTACCCTAGATGAGACAGGACAAATCCTAGAGTATGAAGTGCAACCCAGTATCCTCCTACTCGATCGCCTTGTCAGTTATGAGGAAACCCAAACCTTCCTCGGGGAAGACGCCAGCCAACCCCAAAGCAAGAGTGAAAAAGACCTAGCCGCCACCCTCAAAGAATTTCAACAGGTCAGTCACCTCTTACGGGAACAACGCTATCTGCGAGGATCTTTTGATTTACACCTTCCCGAGGCCAGCACCCATTTTGGGGACGAAGTGCCCCTCGGGGCTCCCGTGTTTAACACACAGCCGATTATTAACACCCTCACCTATGAGTTTGTGGTCACCGCTAATCAGTTAGTTGCCGATCATCTAACGGCCTTGGGAGTCCCAGCACTCTACTGCATTCAACTGCAACCGGACATTGACGATGTTCATGATGCCATCAAATTAGCAAGCAACATGGATCTCGAACTGTGGCTCGAAGATGAAGAGCAGGCTTTCCCCAGTGACTTTAAACAGTTTGCCGATCAGGTGGCGGGAACCGAAGAGGAGAAAATTCTCAACTATCTCCTCGAAGCGGTGATTCGTCCCCACTACTACAGCAACCAACCCGGCGTTCACTTTGGCCTAGCCCTCGATGACGGCTATACCCATATCAATGCCCCCTTGCAACGCTATGTGGACTATCTGCTCCAACAGGTTCTCCATGCCGTTTTTACCAAGGGCCGCGATCGCCGCACCAGCCGTTCGAAGGAGTCGGTGAATCTCAATCACTCCTCCTGTCATGGTCAAATTAACTGGAATGTTCTACCCCCAGGGGTTCAGAGCGAGCTGGAAGAGCATCTGTCAGGGTTAGCCATTCCCCTAACAGAACGGGAACGTCTCGCCTTAGAGGCAGAAAATGACTTAAATGGTCTCCAGAAGGCGGGAGCAATGAAGGAGCGCACAGGAGAGGTCTTCCGGGGCTTAATTACCGGAGTCCAGTCCTATGGCTTCTTCGTCGAAATCGAAGCGGGAGAAAACGGCATGGCCCCCCCGCGCCTAGAGGGGTTAGTCCATGTATCCTCCCTCAAAGATGACTGGTATGAATACCGCTCGCGACAACAAACCCTAGTGGGCCGCAAAAACCGTAAACAATACCGTTTGGGCGATCGCGTCGATGTCCAAGTCAAAAGCGTGGACTACTACCGTCAACAAATCGATTTAGCCCCTGTTGGCGGCGGCAGTGAAGCCCCACCCAATGATGACGATGACAATTTCTTCGGCGAAGAAGAATAA
- a CDS encoding DUF6282 family protein — MGKVLGGGLLILLLWLGWAMGVGATEESPLSGAIEFHVHTAPDVVPRLWDDQQLVEAAEAAGLRAVVLKNHVLPTGDRAQLAQKRVQRLQVFGGVVLNEAVGGLNPEAVRVMSRISEGRGKVVWLPTIDAAYHRQRFGTGEGGISLLQGDRLSPDLEQILYSVRDRHLVLGTGHVSPEEILAVVRRARRLGIDKLLITHAMAEVPGLTLTQMQTLAELGAYLELDYVNALMGETAIDPAHRAWRRVTVEEMAAVIRTIGSEHIVLSTDLGRPDDPNPIAGYETFIKELRNQGISKADLQRMTQENPARLLDLPPLPL, encoded by the coding sequence ATGGGTAAAGTTCTTGGGGGAGGACTCTTGATACTCCTGCTGTGGCTGGGATGGGCTATGGGCGTTGGGGCCACTGAGGAATCCCCCTTGTCTGGCGCGATTGAGTTTCATGTGCATACGGCCCCAGATGTGGTTCCTCGGTTGTGGGATGACCAGCAATTGGTTGAGGCGGCGGAGGCGGCGGGATTGCGGGCCGTGGTCTTAAAAAATCATGTGCTTCCTACGGGCGATCGCGCTCAACTGGCTCAAAAGAGGGTGCAGCGGCTTCAGGTATTTGGGGGCGTGGTTCTCAATGAAGCCGTGGGGGGTCTTAACCCGGAAGCGGTGCGGGTGATGAGTCGTATTTCTGAGGGCCGGGGTAAGGTGGTTTGGCTACCGACCATTGATGCAGCCTATCATCGGCAACGCTTCGGTACCGGGGAAGGGGGAATTTCTCTGTTGCAGGGCGATCGCCTATCTCCAGACCTAGAACAAATCTTATACTCGGTGCGCGATCGCCACTTAGTTTTAGGAACCGGCCATGTCTCCCCCGAGGAAATCTTAGCAGTGGTTCGCCGGGCCCGCCGGTTGGGAATTGACAAACTCCTGATTACCCATGCCATGGCAGAAGTGCCAGGCTTAACTCTCACTCAAATGCAAACCCTGGCCGAGTTGGGAGCCTATTTAGAACTGGACTACGTGAATGCTCTCATGGGAGAGACGGCCATTGACCCGGCTCATCGGGCCTGGCGACGGGTGACCGTGGAGGAGATGGCCGCAGTGATTCGGACGATTGGGAGTGAGCATATTGTCCTGAGTACGGACTTGGGCCGTCCTGACGATCCCAATCCCATCGCGGGTTACGAGACCTTTATCAAGGAATTACGGAACCAAGGGATTTCTAAAGCAGATCTCCAACGCATGACTCAAGAGAACCCAGCTCGTCTTTTAGATTTGCCGCCGTTGCCCCTCTAA
- a CDS encoding glycosyltransferase family 4 protein, whose protein sequence is MHIAWLGKKSPFCGNVTYSREVTNALLDRNNRVSFLHFCQNTTDSEPGVSVKSVAETEWDGLESPSVAHEVSLPCLYKSTLYTIPTLKSSKILADALRELQPDLVHASLTLSPLDFVLPEICQELGLPLVATFHPPFDRRRRNLTSSTQHLMYQLYAPFLANYDRTIVFSHIQRELLAQLGVPPERIVVIPNGVDSLKYSPGASALKSQLHAERLFVYQGRIAMEKNVESLLKAWKSASMGPESKLLIVGDGPLATSLRASYSEAHQIHWLGYVADESRRIEILRGADVFILPSLVEGLSLSLLEAMACGLACLATDAGADGEVLEDGAGVVLDSQRVISQLQTLLPLFQDHPEMANLLGYKARQRVLERYTLDKNISRLEDLYGELVSQTKMSVGFL, encoded by the coding sequence ATGCACATCGCTTGGCTTGGAAAAAAATCGCCGTTTTGTGGCAATGTCACCTATAGCCGCGAAGTTACGAACGCGCTACTGGACCGAAATAATCGGGTCAGCTTTTTGCACTTTTGCCAAAATACGACCGACTCAGAACCCGGAGTCTCAGTGAAATCAGTGGCGGAGACGGAGTGGGATGGTTTGGAATCCCCCTCTGTGGCCCATGAAGTCTCACTTCCCTGTCTCTATAAATCCACCCTTTACACCATTCCCACCCTCAAATCGAGTAAAATTCTCGCCGATGCCCTACGGGAACTGCAACCGGATTTAGTTCATGCTTCCCTGACCCTATCCCCCCTTGACTTCGTCTTACCCGAGATTTGTCAAGAGTTGGGACTGCCCCTGGTGGCCACCTTTCACCCTCCCTTCGATCGCCGCCGTCGCAATCTCACATCGAGTACCCAACACTTGATGTATCAACTCTATGCTCCCTTTCTGGCTAACTACGATCGCACCATCGTCTTTTCCCATATTCAACGGGAGTTACTCGCTCAACTCGGGGTTCCCCCAGAACGGATTGTGGTTATCCCCAATGGGGTCGATTCCCTAAAATACTCCCCAGGAGCTTCGGCCCTAAAATCACAACTACATGCAGAACGGTTGTTTGTCTATCAGGGACGAATTGCCATGGAAAAAAATGTCGAGTCTCTGCTCAAAGCTTGGAAATCAGCATCCATGGGGCCTGAGAGCAAACTCTTAATTGTCGGGGATGGTCCTTTGGCAACATCCCTACGGGCGAGTTATTCTGAGGCCCATCAAATTCATTGGCTTGGCTATGTAGCTGACGAAAGCCGTCGCATCGAAATTCTCCGGGGTGCAGATGTGTTTATTCTTCCCTCCCTGGTGGAAGGATTATCCCTATCTTTGTTGGAAGCCATGGCCTGTGGCCTGGCTTGTTTAGCCACTGACGCGGGAGCGGATGGGGAAGTTCTCGAAGATGGGGCCGGGGTGGTTCTGGATTCTCAACGAGTCATCAGTCAGCTGCAAACCCTCTTACCCCTATTTCAAGACCATCCCGAAATGGCCAATTTGCTAGGTTACAAGGCCCGTCAGCGGGTTTTAGAACGCTATACCTTAGATAAGAATATCAGTCGTTTAGAAGATCTCTATGGTGAACTGGTCTCTCAAACTAAAATGTCGGTGGGGTTTTTGTAA